DNA sequence from the Chitinophaga flava genome:
TACTCCAGGGTTAATTTCTTACGCTTGTCGTCCAGTGCCAGCACTTCATCTACCAAAGCCACTTCCTTGAAGTTTTTCAGGGCCAGGCGTTCCAACACCAGATCTTTATTTTGACGTATAAACGGTACTTGTAACATGTTGTATTAAAAAATTTTGCTCAAAGATAGAATTTAGCTGAGATATTTACCTACTATCGGCATCCTGCGGCCTACACCAAAGGCTTTGGAAGAGACACGGATAATAGGGCAGAATTGATTTCTTTTATATTCATTGGTGTTAACCATCTTTAAGGCCCGCGAAACCAAAGCGGAGTCGAAGCCCTGAGCGATAATTTCTTTAGGACCCTGACGGCGCTCAATGTACTGATACAGCAGTTTGTCGAGCACGGTGTAATCCGGCAGGCTGTCGCTGTCTTTCTGATTAGGGCGCAGCTCTGCAGAAGGGGCCTTTTCAATGATGTTTACCGGTATAATCTCCCGCTCCCGGTTGATATAACGGGCCAGCGCATATACCTGCATTTTGTACACATCTCCCAGCACAGACAGGCCACCGGCCATATCGCCGTAAAGCGTGCCATAACCGGTAGACAGCTCACTCTTATTGGATGTATTCAACAGAATATACCCAAATTTGTTGGACAGCCCCATCAGCAGGTTACCGCGGATACGGGACTGCGTATTTTCTTCTGCCACATTGAAGGGCAGCCCTTTGAAATAGGGCTCCAGCGTGGTCAGGAAATTTTCGTAGATATCATTGATACGGATGATATCATAAGGATTGTTCAGATTTTTGGACAAGGCCACCGCATCATTTACAGAATGATCAGTAGAGTAGGGGGAAGGCATCAGCACAGCCCTTACATTTTCGCTGCCCAGGGCATCACAGGCGATGGCGAGCACCACAGCGCTGTCTATCCCGCCGGAAGAGCCCAGGATGGCCTTTTTGAAGCCCATCTTGCTGAAATAGTCGCGGATGCCCAATACCAGCGCATCATAGATGCGATGTATGTTGTGGTCAAAAACCAGTTCAGTCAGCGGAGTGAATGTTGGTGTGGCTGCCACTGCTGTTCCTTTGCTAAGCAGGTCTTCCAGGTCCATGCCATCCAAAGCTTCCGTGAAGTAAGGCAATACCTTCGCCACATTACCGGCTGCATCAAAAATCAGGGAACCACCATCAAATACGATCTCTGTCTGAGAGCCTACTGTATTACAGTAATACATAGGCAGCTTGTATTTGAGCACATTAGCCCGGATGATCTCTTTTCTGTCTTCATCATGATCATAATCAAAAGGGGAAGCAGAGAGGTTGATCATCACATCAGGTTCCTGCGCCATCAGCACATCCATCGGACATACCCGGTACAGTGGATTGTTGCCCAGGTTCCAGATATCTTCACAGATGGTTACCGCCAGTTTTTTCCCTTTGAAAGGAATAATGTTCCATTCGTAGGATGGTTCAAAATAGCGGTATTCATCAAAAACATCATAGGTAGGCAGTAGTGTTTTGTGCACTACCTGTTTCACTTCTCCTTCATGAAGGAACCAGGCCGCATTAAAGAGGTCTTTACCTTCACGCTGAGGATTGCGTGCCGGGCTGCCCACCAGCACGGCGATATCTTTGGTATGGGCTTTAATCACATCAATAGCATGATAACATTGCCCGATAAAGTCTTCAAACTCAAGGAAGTCACGGGGAGGATACCCGCAAACGCACAACTCGGAAAACACCACCAGATCGGCGCCCTGCACCTTTGCAGCATGAATGCCATCAATGATCTTCTGTGTGTTGTGTTCAAAATTGCCTATATGGTAGTTCTGTTGTGCCAGTATAATTTTCATACCCTGAAAAAATTTAAAAAATCAGCTGTTGCCTAGAAATATACGCCCAGCCGAAGTGCAAAGCTATTCATATTTACTTTACCATCATTCCATTTCGCATTGCGGGTCACGTCCACAAAACCATTCTGATAGGTGACACCTACTACGCCTTTAAGGGTTTCGCCCAAGGGATATTCAATACCGGCCCCGATGAGCATGCCGATGTTGATACGGTTCATTTCGGGCAGTATGTTCACTCTGTCAAAGGTTTGATTCAGGGAGATGATATCCGCCCTTCCGCTGACAGGGAATGCGAGATAGGTACCGAATTGTCCCCACCAGTCGATATCATTATGCGAGGTTGTTTTTAACTTCAGCGCCAATGGTATCTCAATGTAGGTGAGTTTCATATTATATTCTGCCGGACTGGCCTTAAAATCGCCCAATCCTTTACCAGCATCATATTTCAGCTTACTACCGCCCAGCACCACGTTGAAGCCCGAAGCCAGCGCATAGTTACCGGTTTCGTTCAGGTTAAAATCGGCCATCACACCAAAAGCAAGTCCCGCTTTGGAACTGTTGCGGTTCACTCCCGACTCCTGCGGTTTCAGTATGGATATCATCGGGTCTAATTTAAAACCCAGCCTTACTTTCTCCCGGAAAGTACGGTACCCGCTCTGCGCCATCCCCATCTGCACCATACCTATTGTCAATGCTAAAAGGAAAATCCTCTTCATATGATTCATTTTAACGATGAAATTACGAATTACATTATTCACTGTCATAATTCGTAATTTGCATTTTTCTAATCTAATTACTGTGATGCGACATTATCCTACATACTCCCTGCTTGCCGGCTGCCTGATGGTACTGCTGTTCCACGCCTGCAAGCCCGGCAGCAAAGCACCGGATGTAAGCCATATACCCATGGACGTTAGTATCCAGCGGTTCGATTCGGCCCTTTTCACCCTCGATACCAACAACCTGCAACCCGGCCTGACCGCCCTCCATGCCAGCTACCCTGTTTTTATGCCCATATACATATCTGAAATCATGAATATGGGTGCGTATACAGACAGCAGCAGGGAAATACAACAGCAGGTGCGGCTTTTCCTGACCAACCCCGACTTCCGTCAGCTGGAGAAGGCCGTGACTGCGAAATTCGGGAATACCACATCATTGCAAACGCAGCTCGCTCAGGCTTTCCGTTATACAAAATATTACATCCCCGCTTTTCATCCGCCTAAAGTAGTCACTTTTATCTCGGGTATTGCCAATTATGGTGCCATTACTATCGACTCTATCCTGGGAATTGGGCTGGATATGTACATGGGCGCCGATTTCCCGCCATATGCCCGTATCCCGGATTATCCTGATTACATGATTCAGCGCTTTGCCCCTGAATATATTACCACCAACTGTATGCAGGTGATCCAGCAACAACTGTATCCCGCACCCCGTAATGGTGGCGGCCTGCTCGAACAAATGATCGAAGCCGGCAAACAACAATATTTCCTTTCTAAAGTATTACCTCAAACGGCCGACTCTATCCGTTTCGGCTATACGAAAGATCAGCTGCAATGGTGTCACGAAAATGAAAAGATGATCTGGCAGTTTTTTGTTCAGAATAACCTTCTCTATTCCACCGACTGGCAGCAGATCAACCACTTCATGACTGATGCGCCCTCAACCCAGGGCATGCCTGAAGGCTCTCCCGGAAAAATAGGCTACTTCGTAGGGTACGCCATCGTGAGCAAATACATGGAAAAGCACACTGATGTTACCTTGCAGCAACTGATGGAATCAAAAAATTTACTGGAAATATTCAAGGAGTCGAAGTACAGACCCTGATGCTGAAACGGGAGCAAAGTTCACAAGAGCTTTGCTCTTTTTTTTGCGCTTTAGTTCAGTTTAAATGGAACAACCATCTGGAACTCAGGAATCCTGACATCCAGGATTTTCTTATCAAGCTGATTTTCCATTTGATAAGTACCGTACATCTTTCCGATCTCGGTGCGGAGGTTGGAGCCCGAGACATATTGATAGGTTTCGCCGGGGGCCAGCAGTGGCTGAACACCAACTACACCTTCTCCTTCCACTTCACGGTGGGAACCGTTGGAATCAATAATAAACCAGTGACGGCGCAGTAACTTGATGGGGAATGTATTGTTGTTTTCAATGGTGATACGGTAAGCAAACATAAATTCGCCTCCAATCGGATTGGAATAATCCGGCTGGTAGAATGTTTCTACGCTGATGGTGATGCCCTCTGTTACCTTCTTAACCATAAAATCAACCTTTGACGTAAAAATAAGAAAAATAAAGCCAGTGGGCAGATTTTTTCTACCCCGGGAAACACTTTAACGATTTTTTAGATAATTTCTATTCCTTCCAGCACGAGCGGATCAGTCTCCGCCATTCTGGCTGCTATTTCCAGCCTGTTGTGATAATATCCCTTACGGGCACATTCATACAGATATCTTCTCAGGAAACCCATCATACCATATTGCTGGTACTGCTTTACATGACAGGCTTCATGACGGAGCCAGGCAGTATCGGCCAGAAACTCCAAACGGGACGCCCCATACAGATGTATAGTGCGTCCCAATACCATGGCTACCTGTTCTACTCCCATTACCATAGCGGCAATGCGGGCAAGCCCTGAATCAACGTGTATACGACATCTTATTTTTTCCAATCCTTTTTCCCGAATAATGTAAATCTACGGGAAATATTAAAACCCCAGCGGTATTGTCCCTGCAACCAGGAGGAAGTGGTCTCTGGTATGAACTGGGTTTCCTGGATAGCAGTGGCATTGGTGAAGTTGATATGAAACACGTGTCCGCCGGTTTCTATCTCAACACCTACTGCCAGTGGATTATAGAGCGAAGTGCTCTTCTTGTAGTAATCCTTGCTGTCATTAGACCGGAAAGGATAATAATATTCAGCAATCAGTCCCACACGCTTCGACAGCTTCAGCCGGCCACCAACGCCCATGGCAAACAGATTGTTCATATCCATATAACCTACCCGGTTGCGATGGACGAAAGTAGGAGACAGCGTTAAAGACAAGATGCCAAATTTCCGGGAGACAATAGCCTGGGCCACATAACTCATCCGGTCTGCTGCATCCTTGAAATACGCGGCCTGATGCGGGTCCGCTTCCGAAGTCATACAGGATATCACTGTGGTGCCCAGCAGTGACACTGATACTGGCATATGATCATCCTGTGTTTGTTCCAGCAAACGGTATTTCGCCAGTACGTCCACCAGCTGGCGTTGTGCGCCGGAGCCTTTGGAACGTCCCAGTCCCACCATCAGTCTGTCTGTAATACCATACTCCAGGCCAATACGGATATCCGTAGAATTGTCCATGCCATAAAATGTCTTTACACCACCGAATTCTCCGGCCATGTCACCAAAGCGGTGATCCACGCGGAAGTCCAGTTCATGTTTACGGAGTGTTTCCGTAGAATGCCCCATAATAATACGGGTGCCCTTATAGGTATATAATACTTTGGGATGCCGGACACCGGTAGAATCGAAGAGTTTGCTCAGGTCATCCTGTGCCTGGGCATAGAAGCTGATACCGGCCAGCAGCATCAGGGAAACAATAATTTTCATGTGTTGATTTAAAAATGAATGATGGATTTTTTACCGGTTGACAACTGTATACAGTGCATTCACTGTGACGGCTACTACCTCCGCGATATTTTTCACCACAATCGTAGGGATATCGATACGATGATCTGCAATGCGGATGTTAAAAGTGGCACCGGCAGTGATATTACCGCCCTTTACGGTGATAGTACCTTTTTCCTTGTAGGTTTTGTCTACGCCATGCAGATTTAGTATACCCTCTACCGTTACCTGATAAGTGCCGTCTTTGCTGAGGTCTGCATCGTCCAGCACTTTTCCTTTGAATTCGGCATAAGGATACTTGTCACTTTCCAGATAGTTTTGGTTGAAATGTTCCTGCATCAGCTTCTGTCTGAACTGGAAAGAAGCAATTGGCACCTTGAAATAGATAGCCTTGGTTTTGATGTTGATGGCAGACACTCCTTTTTCAGTCTTTGCTTCGATATCTTCCAGCGGGGAAGAGGAAAAGAAAGAAAAGTGAGTGTTTTTAGAGGAGAAAATATCCTGCGCCAGCAGCGGTGAGGACAATAGGGCCAGGAATAATAAACAGATAAGGCTTTTCATGATGGCAAAGATTAAGTTTACTTATCGGGCATACCCTTTTCAATCCAGCAGGCGATAGAGTCTTTTGTTCCCTGAGACAATGCAGGGAAGCGGGACGGCGGCATAGTGGCCTGGGCGCTGGTAACCCTCTGTGTAAAAACAGCCCTGGACGCACTGATATAGGATTTCAGTTTGTCCGCGGTAGAGAAATCGGAACCACCAGCGCGGTGACAGCCGCGGGAGGTACAGTTGGCCGTGACGACGTTATACACATAACTGGTAGTGACTAGGGCGACATTACAGTCAAATTTCCCATCGACACTGGCGGGGGCCACTGCCTGCTCATTCTTACAGGCAGCTGCCAGTACAAACCCCGACAAAAAAAGATAGGTTCTAAGTTTCATAGTAGCTTTTTAATTCATGCCTTGATACGGAACTAGCAAAGAATAGGTTGCCGGAGAATGTAGCTATTTGAATATTTAGTTATTATTTTGCATGAAATATTTCCGCCCGTGACCATAGAACAACTGTATAATATCTACCTGCAGCATCGCAGTGTTCAGACAGATACCCGCAAACTGAAGGCTAATGACATTTTCTTCGCACTTAAAGGAGATAACTTCAACGGCAATACGTTTGCAGCGAAAGCACTCGAAATGGGAGCTGCCTTTGCTGTAGTAGATGAAGCCGCCTACTTTACCCACCCCGACAGAATGATGCTGGTAGACAATGTACTGGAGACATTACAGGCACTGGCACTATGGCACCGGAAACAGCTGAATATCCCCTTTCTGGCCATTACCGGCACTAACGGTAAAACCACTACGAAAGAACTGATTAACGCCTCTTTATCTGCCGGCTTTAAAACATATGCCACCATCGGCAATCTCAACAACCATATCGGTGTTCCGCTCACCATCCTGGGCATATCCTCCGATGTGGAAATAGCCGTGATCGAAATGGGCGCCAGCCATCAGCAGGAAATAGCCAGCTACTGCACCATCGCCCTGCCTACCCATGGCATCATCACCAATATCGGGAAAGCCCACCTGGAAGGCTTCGGCAGCGAAGAAGGGGTAAAAAAAGCCAAAGGAGAACTGTACGATTATCTCAGGGCCAACAACGGTACTGTATTCGTATGCAACGACTATCCCTATCTGATGGAGATGAGCAAAGGCATCAGCAAAGTAATCACCTATGGCAGCAAAGATGCTGACTACACCGGCACCCCCGCAGCAGACAAGGCACTCATCGGTGTGCAGATAACCAGCAACAGTACGATCGGATTTATACAAACTAAACTCACCGGTTCCTATAACTTCCCGAATGTAATGGCCGCCGTGGCCGTGGCCAGCCACTTCAATGTGCCTGTTGAAAAGATCGGTCCCGCTATCGCCAACTATACGCCTTCCAACAACCGCTCCCAGGTTATCCAACAGGGTACCAATACTATCATCATGGACGCATACAATGCCAATCCATCCAGCATGAAAGCGGCTATTGATAACTTCGTAGGTATCGATGCTACCCGCAAAGTGCTGATGCTCGGCGCTATGATGGAGCTGGGCACCGACAGTATCCGCGAACATGAAGCTTTGGTGGAGCAGTTACAACGCCATCATTGGGAAGCAGTGGTACTCGTAGGCGGGGATTTTAAAAAGGTAAACCATCCCTACATCTTCCTGGAAAATTCAGCAGAAGCTGCACAATGGCTGCAGCAGCAACAGTTTCAGGACACCTACATACTTATCAAGGGTTCTCGCAGTACCGGCATGGAAAAGGTAATTGCATAAAATTATTTTTAGATATTTTGGCAAACAAATGTTAATGATTTCATAATTGTATTATTTTTAATGCTATTATTTCTCATTTGATATTTGCCCAAAATCTGAATTGTAATGCCCAAGAACAAATGGTGTAAAACCCTATGTATGCTATGCTGCATACTCGTAATCCCCTTTTTGCTTTTTGCCCAGGAAACCACATCTGACATCGCCGGTATCATCGGCAGTGAACAGGGTCCTGTGCCAGGAGCAAGTATTATTGCCCTCCATCAGCCTACAGGCACCCGTTATGTGACCGTGTCCCGTAAGGATGGACGTTTCAACCTCCCCAACCTGCGCGTAGGTGGACCTTATGTGCTCACTGTTTCCTACATCGGCTTTAAGGATGAAAAACGCGAAAACATCTTCCTGCAGCTGGGTCAGGAATACAAGGCTGATATACGCCTGCAGCAAAGTACCAGCAACCTCAACGAGATAGTAGTGAAAACTGCCAGCCAGAGCAAGGTTATCAACCAAGCCCGCACCGGCAGCCAGGAAATCATTACCCGTGCTCAAATGGACCGCCTGCCAACCGTAACACGTTCCATGCAGGACTTCACCAAACTTACCCCATCCGCCAACGGCCTCAACATCGGTGGCAGAAGCAACCAGCTCAACAACATCACTGTGGATGGTGCCAACTTCAACAACTCATTCGGTCTGCAGCCTACACTCGGCTCCCAGACAGCTTCACAGCCTATCAGCCTCGAAGCCCTCGAACAAATCCAGGTGAACGTTTCTCCCTACGACGTGAAACAGGGCGGCTTCTCCGGTGCCGGTATCAACAGTGTTACCAAAAGCGGTACCAACCAGTTTAAAGGTACTGTATACACTTACATCCAGTCACCCGGCCTGCAGGGCCTGAAAGTAGGCACTGCACAGGTAGCCAAACCTGTGTTTGACTATAACCTGCGCGGCTTCTCCGCCGGCGGTGCTATAGTACCCAACAAGGTGTTCTTCTTTATCAGCGCAGAACAGGAAAGAATTACCGCATCTGCCACCAGTATGGTAGCGAATACCAAAGCCGGCGCACCCGCTACTGGTAACGTTTCCAGAGCTGTAGCTGATACACTTAATCAACTCCGTCAGTTCCTGATCGACAACTATCAGTACAACCCCGGCGAATATCAAGGCTATGCCTATCGCACTTCCAGCGATAAAATCACCGCTAAAATTGACTGGAACGTAAATGAAAGCAACACGTTTACTTTCAAATACAACTACCTCAAATCCTACAAGGATATCTCAGCCAGCAACAGCGGCGCGCCCGGAGCAGGCCGTCAGCCCAGCAATACAGGCTTACCCTTCAGCGGAAGTGGTTACACCATCAACAACAACTTTAATATCTTCATCGCCGAACTGAACACCCGCATCGGCAACCGTGCTTCCAACAAATTACAGGTAGGTTTCTCTGCGATGAGAGACTTCAGAACAGCACTGTCTGAGAAAGAATTCCCGCTGGTAGACATCCTCGACGGACAAGGCAACAGCTACACCGCCTTCGGTTATGAGCCTTTTACCTACAACAATAAATTAAACACCAACGTATACCAGCTGTCTGATATCTTCAACCTCTACAAAGGCAAACACGAAATCACCATCGGTACACAGAACTATTACAAAACGTTTGTAAACGGATTTGCTCCTAACTATATTGGCAACTACCGTTTCAACACACTCACTGATTTTTATGCCAGTGCCAAAAACGGTCTGACCAACGCATCCCGTTATGCGCTGTCTTATACCACTACTAAAGATGGTTCTTTCCCTTATGCTAAAATTAATATGCTGGAACTGGGTGCCTTTATCCAGGACAAATGGAGCATCAACAATCACTTCACACTGACTTACGGTTTACGTATAGACGTTCCTGTTATAGGCAGCACCTTCGACAAAAATGACTCCCTCGCAGCACTGACCTTCCGCGATGGTATCCAGGTGGATGTAAGCCGTGCGCCTAAAACAAAGCCCATGTTTTCTCCCCGTATCGGCTTCAACTGGGATGCCACTCATGACGGTAAAACACAGGTACGTGGTGGTATCGGTCTGTTCTCCGGTCCTCCGCCGGCAGTATGGCTGAGCAACCAGGCAGGTAACAACGGTGTACAGTTTGGTTCATTCGTGGGTCAAACCAATGAAAATATACCTTCTATTCCATACGCCTTCAATCCGGATCCTAACAAATACCGGGTTGTGACAACAGAACCGTCCAAACAATATAATATAGCCGTTACCGATAGAAACTTTAAATATCCCCAGGTGCTGAAAATGACACTGGCAGTAGATCGCCAGCTGCCTGGCGGTATTATAGCCACACTGGAAGGTAACTACTCCAAAGACATCAATGCGGTATATTTCCAGAACATCAACCTGCCAACAACCGGTATTCAGCTGGACAGCACACCGGATCACCGTCTGCGTTACAGCTCTCCCAAAATGTATGGCGCCGGTACCAGCCTGGGTAATCCCAATATCAGCGATGCTATCCTGATGCGTAATACCAACAAAGGTTACTCTTACTTTGTAACTTTACAGGTGCAGAAAAATCTGCCAAACCTGTACCTCAGTGCGGCCTATACCTACAGCAAGTCCCGCTCTGTAAACGACGGTGGTACCATTGCACAAGGCAACTGGCGCGACCGCCCCGTAAGTGGCGATCCTAACGATCCCACATTGGGATACTCCAACTATTATATCCCTCACCGTGTGATTGCTGCCGCTACCTATAAATTCAACTGGGCTAAAAATTTCGCCACCTCTATCGGTATGATCTTCGAAGCTGCTCCTAATGGTGTTGCTTCTTATACCTACAACGGCGATCTCAACAATGATGGCTCCGGCGGAAACAATGACCTGATCTATATTCCAGCCAGCAAAAGCGATATCAAACTGGTACCGGTAGGTTACGGCGACAAAACCTTTGATCCCGCTAACCCCGCTGACAAACGCAGCGAAGCAGTTATCTGGAATCAGCTGGACAACTTCATCAAACAGGATGATTATCTGAGCCGCCACCGTGGCCAGTATGCAGAACGCAATGCAGTAGTGGCACCTTTCTTCAAACGCATGGATATCAACATCACACAGGATATCTATGTATTCAGTGGCAAGCAGAAAAACAAACACACGCTGCGCCTTACTTTCGACATCATCAACTTCGGTAATCTCCTCAACAGAAAATGGGGTACTTACCAGATTGCCAACGTACCTTCTTTCCTGAAGTATGAAGGCCAGCTCCGTGATGCCAATGGTAAAGCAACCAGCGCTCCTGCGTTCTCTTTCCCTTACCTCGACAAGGATAACCAGATTCCTGCAACCAACTCCTGGAGAGATAATACCAACATTATCTCCCGCTGGCAGGGTCAGATCGGCGTACGTTATATTTTTAACTAAACACACATTGCCCGAATCAATTATACCAATGCCTCCGGAAGCGTCAAAAGCTTCTGGGGGCATTTTTGACTGTGATAAGGGATGATACTGCTGATGATTATGATGGGTGGAGATTAAAGCGGAGATATAAACGAATATTTTTAATACCGAATAAACGATAAGTCAGAAGCAGTAAAAGAAGTAGAATGATAATAGCGGGAAAAACTATACTTTTTTGAGAGAGGAGCAATAAAATGGGGAGCTGATGCGTTTAATATATTATACGCGGTTGCGTATAACTTCTGTACTATCCCACTCAGGAGAACTCCATTAAATGATACCAGTAAAAGGTTGTCTGTTATAACTGTTCGCTGGCTGCTTTAAAAAAAAGACCTGCAAGCTAAAAAACCCGCAGGTGTTCATAACCTATGCCAACTTTAGAGTAATCGTGAAAACTTAAAAATTATATTAACTATAAAATTCAAGCTTTATAATATCTTGAGTGTAAAGTGATCTTTTGAATTGTTATTTATAGAGATAACGTATCAGAAAATATATTTGTTCAAAAAGAATTAAAAAAAGTTTTGGGCAGATATTTATTTCTGATTTTGGTTATGTCTGATGTTGTTTGTACATCCCTTTTGGAGGCCGTTCATATTAATCTACGTATCACAGGATCTGTTTGGATTGCTAAAATGGAAAAAAAATAAAAATAATTTTAATTATTAAAATCATTCATACATAAACAACTCACTACCTGATCTCCTGACAAATCTCTATTAAAACACCATTGGTATTCTTAGGGTGCAAAAAACAAATCAGCTTATTATCAGCTCCTTTTTTTGGGGTCTCATGCAGTAATACAAAGCCTTCTTCCTTTAACCTTGCCATCTCCGCATGTATGTCTGCCACTTCAAAAGCGATGTGATGCATACCAGCTCCCTTTTTAGCCAGAAATTTAGCAATCGCACTGTCAGAGCCCGTTGCCTCCAACAGCTCTATTTTTGTTTCCCCCTGTTGAAAAAAGGCTGTCTGCACTTGCTCAGAGCTCACCTCTTCCTGCTTGTAACAAGGCGTGTTCAATAATTTCTCAAATAGCGGCACGGATACTGCCAGCGACTCTACAGCGATCCCGATGTGTTCTACTTTTAACATGGAAAATCATTTACTGGTATAATAAAATGCAGTCTTGCTTAACCGGGTAAAAATAGAACTTATGTCGTAGATTTGGATTGTTTGGGAAATAATATAGAAAATAAAATAAATATATTGAGCCTGCCTGTTTACCTGGACAACAACGCCACCACGCCCTGTGATCCCAGGGTACTGGAAGTAATGCTGCCCTATTTTACAGAGATGTTTGGCAACGCTGCCAGCCGCAGCCATCCTTTTGGATGGACAGCAGAAGCAGCTGTGGATCATGCCCGTGAACAGGTGGCCAGGCTGATAGGAGCGCAGCCACAGGAAATCGTGTTTACCTCCGGCGCCACAGAAGCTGTCAACCTCGCCATCAAAGGCGTCTTTGAAACCTATGCCACCAAAGGCAACCATATCATCACCTGTGTTACAGAACACAAAGCGGTACTGGATACCTGCAAACATCTGGAGAAAAAAGGTGCTGTCATTACCTGGTTGCCTGTAGATGAAGACGGACTTCCAGACCCGGCTGCCGTAGAAGCCGCCATCACACCGCAAACGATACTGATTGCCATTATGTACGCCAACAATGAAACAGGCGTCATTAATCCGGTGCCGGCCATTGGCGCCATCGCCAAAAAACATGGCATCATTTATATGTCAGACGCTACACAGGCCGTGGGTAAGATACCTGTCCATGTAGACCATGACGGCATTGACCTGCTCACCCTCAGCGCCCATAAAATGTACGGC
Encoded proteins:
- a CDS encoding TonB-dependent receptor, with protein sequence MLCCILVIPFLLFAQETTSDIAGIIGSEQGPVPGASIIALHQPTGTRYVTVSRKDGRFNLPNLRVGGPYVLTVSYIGFKDEKRENIFLQLGQEYKADIRLQQSTSNLNEIVVKTASQSKVINQARTGSQEIITRAQMDRLPTVTRSMQDFTKLTPSANGLNIGGRSNQLNNITVDGANFNNSFGLQPTLGSQTASQPISLEALEQIQVNVSPYDVKQGGFSGAGINSVTKSGTNQFKGTVYTYIQSPGLQGLKVGTAQVAKPVFDYNLRGFSAGGAIVPNKVFFFISAEQERITASATSMVANTKAGAPATGNVSRAVADTLNQLRQFLIDNYQYNPGEYQGYAYRTSSDKITAKIDWNVNESNTFTFKYNYLKSYKDISASNSGAPGAGRQPSNTGLPFSGSGYTINNNFNIFIAELNTRIGNRASNKLQVGFSAMRDFRTALSEKEFPLVDILDGQGNSYTAFGYEPFTYNNKLNTNVYQLSDIFNLYKGKHEITIGTQNYYKTFVNGFAPNYIGNYRFNTLTDFYASAKNGLTNASRYALSYTTTKDGSFPYAKINMLELGAFIQDKWSINNHFTLTYGLRIDVPVIGSTFDKNDSLAALTFRDGIQVDVSRAPKTKPMFSPRIGFNWDATHDGKTQVRGGIGLFSGPPPAVWLSNQAGNNGVQFGSFVGQTNENIPSIPYAFNPDPNKYRVVTTEPSKQYNIAVTDRNFKYPQVLKMTLAVDRQLPGGIIATLEGNYSKDINAVYFQNINLPTTGIQLDSTPDHRLRYSSPKMYGAGTSLGNPNISDAILMRNTNKGYSYFVTLQVQKNLPNLYLSAAYTYSKSRSVNDGGTIAQGNWRDRPVSGDPNDPTLGYSNYYIPHRVIAAATYKFNWAKNFATSIGMIFEAAPNGVASYTYNGDLNNDGSGGNNDLIYIPASKSDIKLVPVGYGDKTFDPANPADKRSEAVIWNQLDNFIKQDDYLSRHRGQYAERNAVVAPFFKRMDINITQDIYVFSGKQKNKHTLRLTFDIINFGNLLNRKWGTYQIANVPSFLKYEGQLRDANGKATSAPAFSFPYLDKDNQIPATNSWRDNTNIISRWQGQIGVRYIFN
- the mce gene encoding methylmalonyl-CoA epimerase — its product is MLKVEHIGIAVESLAVSVPLFEKLLNTPCYKQEEVSSEQVQTAFFQQGETKIELLEATGSDSAIAKFLAKKGAGMHHIAFEVADIHAEMARLKEEGFVLLHETPKKGADNKLICFLHPKNTNGVLIEICQEIR
- a CDS encoding IscS subfamily cysteine desulfurase, with the translated sequence MSLPVYLDNNATTPCDPRVLEVMLPYFTEMFGNAASRSHPFGWTAEAAVDHAREQVARLIGAQPQEIVFTSGATEAVNLAIKGVFETYATKGNHIITCVTEHKAVLDTCKHLEKKGAVITWLPVDEDGLPDPAAVEAAITPQTILIAIMYANNETGVINPVPAIGAIAKKHGIIYMSDATQAVGKIPVHVDHDGIDLLTLSAHKMYGPKGVGALYVRRRSPRVKLTAQMDGGGHERGMRSGTLNVPGIVGLGMACEICQQEMEAEAKRLSAMRNRLQEALLQIEHTYVNGSVIHRLPHVMNISFQYIEGSTLLMGFNKTIALSSGSACTSASMEPSYVLKALGLGDNLAHASLRFALGRFTTDEQIDYTIRMVTDTVNRLRAESPLWEMYKDGHLQDTGSWAHHQEQG